A single window of Haemorhous mexicanus isolate bHaeMex1 chromosome 28, bHaeMex1.pri, whole genome shotgun sequence DNA harbors:
- the LOC132339206 gene encoding gastric inhibitory polypeptide-like, with translation MTALRAAAAAAAGRLGVLGAEESAGASPAVPAVRLSRRYSEATLASDYSRTMDHVLRKNFVEWLLARRERNSPAAGTPRGENRDLGASPGRPRENREKPSFPALEGSEGLREFWEQEFLRWLSSGQLCGATAT, from the exons ATGACGGCGCTGAGGgccgctgccgctgctgctgctggccggCTGGGCGTGCTGGGAGCGGAGGAGAGCGCGGG tgccagccccgctgtccccgctgtccgTCTGTCCCGCCGTTACTCCGAGGCCACCCTGGCCAGTGACTACAGCCGCACCATGGACCACGTGCTGCGCAAGAACTTCGTGGAGTGGCTGCTGGCCCGGCGCGAGAGGAACAGCCC CGcggccgggaccccccggggggaAAATCGGGATTTGGGAGCGAGCCCGGGACGGCCCCGGGAAAACCGGGAAAAGCCCAG ttttccagctctggaaggcTCTGAGGGcttgagggaattttgggagcagGAATTCCTGAGGTGGCTGAGCTCGGGCCAGCTCTGCGGGGCCAC ggCCACCTAA